A DNA window from Streptomyces bacillaris contains the following coding sequences:
- a CDS encoding DUF397 domain-containing protein — protein MNSALEWQKSTFSSTQEQCVEITEHAGQILMRESDDPGTVAITSREKFAAFIKGVKAGEFDHFAQ, from the coding sequence ATGAACTCAGCGCTTGAGTGGCAGAAGTCCACCTTCTCCAGCACGCAGGAGCAGTGCGTGGAGATCACCGAGCACGCCGGTCAGATCCTCATGCGCGAAAGCGACGATCCCGGCACCGTGGCCATCACCTCCCGCGAGAAGTTCGCCGCGTTCATCAAGGGCGTCAAGGCAGGCGAGTTCGACCACTTCGCCCAGTAG
- a CDS encoding helix-turn-helix domain-containing protein gives MPPRDNPTARQVRLGAELRKLRERAGKTAREAAGRISTDQARISNIEAGRSGIGEERIRRLASFYACDDEALIDALCAISREHRGQFWWDEYRGVLAPGFLDIAELEHHARYMHSFQPVTMPGLLQTPEYARALFSAALPRLPEDEVEARVEHRMRRATVLDRDEPPEFASIVHEAALRVRVGGRKVARAQLEYLLEATDRPNVSLRVIPFASELHVDMTHTVLYAGGVVPQLDTVHIDAPTRSPYLDAEAELHRFRLLLDLGRTASLDPAESLSFIQHLARDM, from the coding sequence ATGCCACCAAGGGACAACCCGACCGCCCGCCAGGTCCGCCTGGGCGCCGAGCTGAGGAAGCTCCGGGAGCGTGCGGGCAAGACCGCCCGGGAAGCAGCCGGGCGCATCTCGACCGATCAGGCCAGGATCAGCAACATCGAGGCCGGACGCAGCGGCATCGGCGAGGAGCGCATCCGCCGGCTGGCGAGCTTCTACGCCTGTGACGACGAGGCCCTGATCGACGCCCTGTGCGCCATATCCCGTGAGCACCGGGGGCAGTTCTGGTGGGACGAGTACCGCGGGGTGCTCGCGCCCGGCTTCCTGGACATCGCGGAGCTGGAGCACCATGCGCGCTACATGCACAGCTTTCAGCCGGTGACGATGCCCGGTTTGCTCCAGACACCCGAGTACGCGCGAGCGCTGTTCAGCGCAGCCCTGCCCAGGCTGCCCGAGGACGAAGTGGAGGCCCGGGTGGAGCACCGCATGCGGAGAGCGACCGTTCTCGACCGGGACGAGCCGCCGGAGTTCGCGTCCATCGTCCATGAGGCGGCGCTGCGGGTGCGGGTCGGCGGACGCAAGGTCGCCCGCGCCCAGTTGGAGTATCTGCTGGAAGCGACGGACCGGCCCAACGTGTCCCTGCGGGTCATCCCATTCGCCAGCGAGCTGCACGTGGACATGACCCACACCGTTCTGTACGCGGGTGGCGTGGTGCCCCAGCTCGACACGGTGCACATCGACGCCCCCACTCGCAGCCCCTACCTGGACGCGGAGGCGGAGTTGCATCGCTTCCGGCTGTTGCTCGATCTGGGCCGGACAGCATCGCTGGACCCTGCGGAGTCACTGAGCTTCATCCAACACCTCGCACGGGATATGTGA
- a CDS encoding CGNR zinc finger domain-containing protein has protein sequence MALASTIHHGGDDGIVDDLDTVRGVARWLQQQSESLAGEGLAVGDLVADEELRDGIIGVRRAVRALFARVVSPAPPSPADAHRLMPADEALAHLNAAAAREPVAPQLHWPAEGAPAARLLSAEADPHVRLVAALARDAVDFLSGPEREQLRACHAPRCVRYFLKSHGRQEWCKPSCGNRARVARHYERTRGTTAGP, from the coding sequence ATGGCGCTGGCGAGCACGATCCACCACGGCGGAGACGACGGCATCGTCGACGACCTGGACACGGTCCGGGGGGTGGCGCGGTGGCTCCAGCAGCAGAGCGAGAGCCTGGCCGGCGAGGGCCTGGCTGTCGGTGACCTCGTGGCGGACGAGGAGTTGCGGGACGGGATCATCGGCGTACGGAGGGCCGTGCGGGCCCTGTTCGCGCGGGTGGTGAGCCCGGCGCCGCCCAGCCCGGCCGACGCCCACCGCCTGATGCCCGCCGACGAGGCCCTCGCCCACCTCAACGCGGCCGCCGCCCGGGAGCCCGTCGCCCCGCAGCTGCACTGGCCCGCCGAAGGGGCCCCGGCGGCCCGCCTGTTGTCCGCCGAGGCCGACCCGCACGTACGGCTCGTCGCCGCCTTGGCGCGCGACGCCGTCGACTTCCTGAGCGGCCCCGAGCGCGAACAGCTCCGGGCCTGCCACGCACCGCGCTGCGTCCGGTACTTCCTCAAGAGCCACGGCCGCCAGGAGTGGTGCAAGCCGTCCTGCGGCAACCGCGCCCGGGTGGCCCGCCACTACGAACGCACGCGGGGAACGACGGCCGGTCCGTGA
- a CDS encoding MFS transporter translates to MPFAVYVLGLAVFAQGTSEFMLSGLVSAIATDLDVSLSAAGLLTSAFAVGMVLGAPLMALFSRTWPRRRALLLFLAVFIAVHIVGALTPGYGVLLAARFVGALANAGFWAVALAAAVSMVPDGLRGRATAVVVGGVTIACVVGVPAGAVLGERWGWRAAFWAVAVVSLPALWAITRSIPGGIPGGRGRGGGTAPVADTRGTAPAAGARGAGSAARTRGTASAGQVPGRAQAPAPASGPTSAPAPTPVRNELRLLLTAPHLRLTLLTMALVQGATFCAFSYLEPLLTRTTGLTTTWVPVALALFGAGAFLGVGAAGRYAERRPTAFIAYGMTALALGWSALALTAGRPLAALALIPLLGMLAFGTGTALITRVLGLAGRSSTLAGAFGTSAFNLGAAVGPWAGGLALEAGGGYRAPVWVSAVLMALALLTEGARRLRRVRSRERASGSTAG, encoded by the coding sequence CTGCCGTTCGCCGTCTATGTCCTCGGGCTCGCGGTCTTCGCCCAGGGCACCTCCGAGTTCATGCTCTCCGGCCTCGTCTCGGCCATCGCCACCGACCTGGACGTCTCCCTCTCCGCCGCCGGACTCCTCACCTCCGCCTTTGCCGTGGGGATGGTCCTCGGCGCGCCCTTGATGGCCCTCTTCAGCCGTACGTGGCCCAGGCGCCGGGCTCTCCTGCTCTTCCTGGCCGTGTTCATCGCGGTGCACATCGTGGGTGCGCTGACCCCGGGTTACGGAGTCCTCCTCGCCGCCCGCTTCGTCGGCGCCCTCGCCAACGCGGGTTTCTGGGCGGTCGCCCTGGCGGCGGCGGTCTCGATGGTCCCCGACGGGCTGAGGGGCCGGGCCACGGCCGTGGTGGTCGGCGGGGTGACGATCGCCTGCGTCGTCGGCGTACCGGCCGGAGCGGTGCTGGGGGAGCGGTGGGGGTGGCGAGCGGCGTTCTGGGCGGTCGCGGTGGTGTCCCTGCCGGCGCTCTGGGCGATCACACGGTCCATCCCGGGCGGCATCCCGGGCGGCCGGGGCCGGGGAGGCGGGACGGCTCCGGTGGCCGACACGCGCGGGACGGCTCCGGCCGCCGGGGCGCGCGGGGCGGGCTCGGCAGCCCGGACACGCGGGACGGCCTCGGCAGGGCAGGTACCCGGGAGGGCCCAGGCCCCCGCCCCGGCCTCCGGGCCGACTTCCGCACCCGCCCCCACCCCCGTACGGAACGAACTCCGCCTCCTCCTCACCGCCCCGCACCTCCGCCTCACCCTCCTCACCATGGCTCTCGTCCAGGGCGCCACCTTCTGCGCGTTCTCCTACCTGGAACCGCTCCTCACCCGCACGACCGGCCTCACCACCACCTGGGTGCCCGTCGCCCTCGCGCTCTTCGGGGCGGGGGCGTTCCTCGGGGTGGGGGCGGCGGGACGGTACGCCGAACGTCGGCCCACGGCCTTCATCGCGTACGGGATGACCGCCCTGGCCCTCGGCTGGAGCGCCTTGGCCCTGACAGCGGGCCGACCGCTCGCCGCCCTCGCCCTGATCCCGCTCCTCGGCATGCTCGCCTTCGGTACGGGCACGGCCCTGATCACCCGGGTCCTCGGCCTGGCCGGCCGGTCGTCCACGCTGGCGGGTGCCTTCGGCACGAGCGCGTTCAACCTCGGGGCGGCGGTGGGCCCGTGGGCGGGCGGCCTGGCCCTGGAGGCGGGAGGGGGCTACCGGGCGCCGGTCTGGGTGAGCGCCGTGCTGATGGCCCTGGCGCTGCTCACCGAGGGCGCGCGGAGACTGCGGCGGGTGCGCTCGCGGGAGCGGGCGAGTGGGAGCACGGCGGGCTGA
- a CDS encoding ATP-binding protein, with translation MPAVIAPPAPFPNVPRPFEGYQLAMPNSPAAAKIARDFVGTLLRTGAHSALADDARLCVSEVVANVYCHTSSQLVRVEVTVDRDQVAVHVTDDGPGPLPDPPERPDGEGGRGLLVVDGLATSWGSSTRQANTR, from the coding sequence ATGCCGGCCGTCATCGCGCCACCCGCCCCCTTCCCGAACGTCCCCCGCCCCTTCGAGGGCTACCAGCTGGCGATGCCCAACTCACCCGCCGCCGCGAAGATCGCGCGGGACTTCGTCGGAACGCTCCTGCGGACCGGTGCGCACTCCGCACTCGCTGACGACGCCCGGCTCTGCGTGAGTGAGGTGGTGGCCAACGTGTACTGCCATACGAGTTCGCAGTTGGTCCGGGTCGAGGTCACGGTGGACCGCGACCAGGTGGCGGTCCACGTCACCGACGACGGCCCCGGCCCCCTGCCGGACCCGCCGGAGCGCCCCGACGGCGAAGGCGGCCGCGGCCTGCTCGTCGTCGACGGCTTGGCCACCAGCTGGGGAAGCAGCACGCGCCAGGCGAACACCCGCTGA
- a CDS encoding metallophosphoesterase encodes MLLAQISDLHLDGSERATRRATRTMEYLRALPRPVDALLVTGDIADHGTEAEYEEAARILAAPFPVLPCPGNHDARPAYRKALLGEAPAEGPVNRVHRIAGTAILMCDSTIPGRDEGRLDTETLAWIDATLTALPEGVPALIAFHQPPVELHHPLPDACRLEEPEHLAALLAAHPRAVAVLTGHAHTAAASTFAGRPLIVGPAVTWTLRMPWEGDRPADRDQPPGLAFHVLGEDRRLTTHFRTVL; translated from the coding sequence ATGTTGCTCGCCCAGATCAGCGATCTCCACCTGGACGGGAGTGAACGCGCGACCCGCCGGGCCACCCGCACCATGGAGTACCTGCGCGCCCTGCCCCGCCCGGTCGACGCCCTGCTGGTCACCGGGGACATCGCGGACCACGGGACGGAGGCCGAGTACGAGGAGGCGGCCCGTATCCTCGCCGCCCCGTTCCCCGTACTGCCCTGCCCCGGCAACCACGACGCCCGCCCCGCCTACCGCAAGGCCCTTCTCGGCGAGGCCCCCGCCGAAGGCCCCGTCAACCGCGTGCACCGGATCGCCGGAACCGCCATCCTGATGTGTGACTCCACCATCCCCGGCCGCGACGAGGGCCGCCTCGACACGGAGACGCTGGCCTGGATCGACGCCACCCTCACCGCGCTCCCGGAAGGCGTCCCCGCCCTCATCGCCTTCCACCAGCCGCCCGTCGAACTCCACCACCCGCTCCCCGACGCCTGCCGCCTGGAGGAGCCCGAACACCTCGCCGCCCTTCTCGCCGCCCACCCCCGGGCCGTCGCCGTCCTCACCGGCCACGCCCACACCGCCGCCGCCTCGACCTTCGCCGGGCGCCCCCTCATCGTCGGACCCGCCGTGACCTGGACCCTGCGCATGCCCTGGGAGGGGGACCGCCCGGCCGACCGCGACCAGCCCCCGGGGCTCGCGTTCCACGTCCTGGGTGAGGACCGGCGCCTGACCACCCATTTCCGTACCGTGCTCTGA